The DNA sequence CTGATCCTTCATGAGGGAAATCAGTGGCGAGATCACCACTGTCAGGTGCGGCAACATCAGCGCAGGCACCTGATAGCAGATCGATTTCCCGCCGCCCGTCGGCAATACGACGAGCGTATCCTGCCCCAGGAGGACCGATTCGACCGCCTGCATTTGTCCGGGCCGGAAATCGGGATAACCAAAGTGCTGACGCAGCGCGCCGCGCGCGTCGTCGATCGATGTGGAGGCTGTCATGCGCTCAGATTCGCGACGACACGCAGCATTCCGGTAACCGTTAGGCGGCGCCGCACATCGAAAGCCCGCATCATCATACCGCGCGAACGAAATGACCGCGTGTGAAGGCTCCCAGGAGCACGTCCCGGATCCCATCCGTCTGCGTGTGCTCGAATCGGTCACCCACCGCAAGACGCTCGAGCATGCGACGGTACGAACCGACGACCTTGGCGATCGGCTCTCCGGGAACATTGAACACGAGCTGGTAGCCACGAATGCCCGCGGTCCAGATACGCGCGAGATACTCCGAACCTTCCACGGGGCGCGAATGGAGCAGCCGATTGCGGCACGCCGAGTCGGTGGCGACGGCAAAGTCGTAGCCGGCGGGATCGGTGAGCGTGACGTTCGAATGCTTCTGCACGCACAGATCACGGCAGGTCGTCGGCTCACGATCGAATGCGGCGGAAAGGATGCAGTGCTCGATGGTCATCCCTTCGGGGCGTCCATACAGGAAGACGTCGAAGCCGCTGCCCTGCCATGGTGCGACGACCGCGCTCATTTCGTCCGCCGTGAGCTCGACCGAGAGCACGATGCGGCCCGCACCGAGCTTGAACAGCCGCGCGGCGCTGTGCTGATTCATCACGTTGACCGCGTAATCGGCGACGACGTCGCGTCCAGCGCGCGACAGCTCGGCCACGAGCCCGAGGTGTCCGCTGAGCAAGGGAAGTCCGCTGTCGAGCCACTTGCCAATGCCGCGGCGTTCTTCCGGACGTACGATGGTGGGCGTGCGGAGCCGAAACGTGATGCCGCGTGCGCCTAACGACTCGGCGAAGGTGCGAACGCGCGTAAGCGGCGGCGCCGGGTGACGCAGGAACGGATCGAAGACGATCTCCGTCGCGCCGGCATTCGCGGCCGCTTCGGCGTCCTCGAGTCGGAAGACCTGCGCGGAGAGCGTGAAGGCGACGTTTGACGGCGCGCAAAATGGCGTCGCGACGGTGGAGATGGCGCGCTCGATCCGCTCGGTGCGCTCGGCACGCGTGGCTTCGAGCGACCAGTCGCGTTGCGACGTGAGCTGCACGATGGCGCTCTGCCGCATGTGATTGATCTCGCGCACGGGCAGGAAGAGATCGACGTCGAGCCCGCGGTCGTCGAGCTCGGCGAGCGCGAAAGGCGTTTCGCCCAGTCGGCCGAACTGCTCGCGGAGGACCGTTCGTTCGAGGGCTCGGTTGCTCGCCGGGACGAGCTGCGATTCGCTGCGCACTTCGACGGTGGCCCCCCCACTACAAAATAGCGCTTTGAGGTGCGAGCCCACCGAACCAAAAACGCGCACGTCCAACCGAATCTTCTTCAGCATCGACGCCTGGCTCAGCGCTTCGTAGCTCGCCTTCGAACGCGCGAGGAGACTCGCCTGCGACGTCCGCACGACACGCCAGCCGGCCGCGACGCGAGTCCGCGTGCGCACTGCCTGACGATGACGAGGAGAGCCTCCCAGCTGCCTAACCGCAGTCGCGGCGAAGCCAACCGTTGGACCACCGATCGCATCCGGCGCCTCGAACGCCAGTCCGTCGCCGACCTCCACGGGGCGATCGGTATCGATGAGCAATTCTCCCTTCTCGTAGCCGATCACTTCGCCGATGACGATGCCGCGGTTGTCGGGCTGCGTTCTCGTCACATACTCGCGCCCCTCGCGACCACCATACATACCACTCGTGAATCCGCGACTGAAGATCTGCACGAGTGGCTCGACCTCCGTCGCGGCGGGCGGCGTCTCGTCGCCCCGGCGCAGCCGATCGAGAAGTTCGCGGTACGTGTGCGTGACCGTCGCAACGTACTCGGGACGCTTCTTTCGCCCCTCGACCTTGAGGCAAACAATCCCGAGGTCGGCGATTGCCGGCAGATGTTCGTATGCCGCCAGATCCTTGCTTGATATCAAGTAGCCCCGATCGAGCTCCTCGTCCGTCACCGCATCCTTGAGGACGTAGTCCTTGCGGCACGACTGCGCGCACGAGCCACGATTCGCGCTGCGCTCGGAGATCATTCCGGACATGAAACACTGGCCGGAGTACGAGATGCACAGCGCGCCATGGATAAACGTCTCGAGGCCGAGATTCGGGACACGAGCGCGGATGGCGGCGAGATCCGCGAGCGTATTTTCGCGCGCCAGGACGACGCGTTTGACACCGAGCTCCTCGAGCACGGCGGCGCCCGCTTCGTCGTGCACCGTCATCTGAGTCGAGCCGTGAATCTCGAGATCAGGATAGATCTGGCGAATCAGATCGATGAGACCGAGATCCTGAACGATTGCGGCATCGATGCCGCAATCGATGGCTTCCCCAAGAAACGCGAGCGCCTCGACCAGTTCGGCCGGCTTGACGAGTACGTTCAACGTGAGATAGATGCGGCGGCCGCGGCCGTGCGCGATGCGGCAGGCTTCGGTCAGCTCCTCGAGCGTGAGCTGAGCGCCTTCGTCGCGCGCGTTGAAGCGTTGCGCACCGAGATAGACGGCATCGGCGCCGTTGGCGACGGCCGCGCGAACGGCGTCGAGCGAACCGGCGGGTGACAGGAGCTCGGGAATCGACCGCGTACTCATAAGTCCTGAAAATTAACGCCGCGTTCGCATTTCGCGGCATTCTCTTGCGCTTCGCGAATGCACCGGACGCCGCGATCTCGTCGCCGTGCCCGAAACGCTCGTCGGAATGACCGACAGGCTATGTCGCGCCGCTCGGCGTCGGTGAGGTTGTCCGATTTGGCCGTCGGATGTCGGTCGGCTCGCCTCGTTTCCGTGGCGTTAAGCGCACGGAACAGCGTTTGCCCTAGGTAGCGCCTAACGCGCGGAGCGCAGCCGATTGTGTAGTTGTTAGACAGTTCTAAACCGCGCAAGTGACAAGAATGCGAACAGTTTAGAGCATTCTAAGCTCAGCGTGTGAGGGGCGTCACTGGTTCCGACAAGTGTTTGGTGCAGTTTTGACCGTGTTCATTGGCGGTTCTTTCGAGCTGTCCCTTGCCGCCGACCGCAGTACTCACGGCAGCTCACTCTCATGAGGGCAAAGGCAATTATGCGCGTATCGACGCTGGTACGTTGGTGTACGGCGCTCACCGTGGTGGTTCTTGCCGCGGCGTGCTCCGACACCGCGACCGCGCCACCCACTCCTGCTGCGCGGCCCCGACTGTCCGTCGGGAGCTATGAGCAGTGGCTGCTGGACAACGGTGGCGCGAGCCGCGATGGACGCGGCCGCAAGAACAAGACGGATTCGGGCTGGACGCAGGATTTCACTGTCGATCCGACCCAGCCGTACACGCTCAAGGCTGGCGATCACGTCGTCACCTTCCCGGCGAACTCGATCTGCGACCCGGCGACGTCGGGTTACGGCGAGGCGCTCTGGGACGCGCCCTGCACCCCGCTGCAGGCGCCGATCACGATTCACGCGAGCTGGAGCAACAAGCTGGGTCACGCGTTCATCGACTTCCAGCCGGCGCTTCGCTTCGCGCCCACGAATGATCCGTCGAAGTATGTGACGATCAACATGAAGGATTCGTGGGACCTCGACACGACGTATCACTATCCAATCTTCTGGCGGCGCCCATCCGATAGCGTCTGGGTGGACGAAAGCCTGGCCGATCCCTCGATGACTTCTGTCGAGGATCTGAAAGGAAACCGCGTCTCACGACGCCTCAAGCACTTCAGCGGTTATCTCGTCGGCGTCTCCGAGGTATGTGATGCCTGGGGCGGCTCCGACTGTAGCTCCGTGTTGTCGTTCTCCGGCTATCTGATGGGATTCTGAGCCTCCGCATACGACAACTCTTCCACTTCAACCCTTATTCGAACCCGACGGAGGCTCGATCCAACATGTCTCGAGTAACCATGCCGGTGCTGGTCCGGCTGCTGTTGTGCGCGGCGTTGTTCGGCGTGTTTAGCGCCAGCACGACTCCCTCGAATCAATGGTCATACGAGGGCGATAGTTCGGCAGCCACGCACCTGCCAACGACCAACTCTTTCTCAGGCTATATCATCGCGGTCGGATGAACTGACCGCTATCAAGAAAGAACATCGGGCCAGACCGGGATACCTCGGCTGGCCCGATGACCTTTCCCGCCTTCGGGGCGTCATAAGTCGAATGCGCTGCTGCACCTTCGTTGCGCCGGGGGCCGCGGATGGCGCGGCCAAAACTTCACTCGATTCATAGCCGCCGTTTGCCTCGACATCACTGTCCGTCGTCGCCGCCCGAGGACGCATGAGCGACTCGCCGAAGCCCCTGTCGGACACGCACGAGCAGCCGCTCCAATCGCGGTTGCTGGCGGCGGCAACGTCGACAGCGGCGCTCATCGATCGGGCGCAACTCGCCGAACGTCAGGGTCGCACGCAGGAAGCACGGCAGCTGTACGAGCAGGCGCTGGGCCAGTTGCGTTCACCAGAAGAGGCGCCGATTGCGGCCTCGCTCCTGCGCTGGATCGGCATCACGCACGGTGTCGAGCTGAACCTCGACGCGGCGTTCGACTGTCTCGAGGCCGCGCTGGCCGTCGCCGAAGCGCTCGGCGACGAGGCCGCCGTCGGCCACGCGGTGAACGTTCAGGGTTTGCTCAATTACAAGATGGGGCGGCTCGACGAAGCAGAGCGCCTCTATCTCAAGGCGCGCGAGAGTGCACGTCGTGCCGGCGAGGCAAAGCTGGCGGCGATGACCTCGCAGAACCTTGGCGTCATCGCGAACATTCGTGGTGAGCTCGAGCAGGCGCTCTGGCACTATGAGGCGAGCCTCGCCGACTATCGCGCGCTGGGGCTCGCCAAGTACATCTGCATCACGCTCAACAACCTCGGCATGCTCTACACCCGCATGGAACGGTGGGAGACCGCCGAGCGTGCATACGAGGAGGCGATTCCGCTCAGCCAACAGATCGGTGACGTCGGCGTTCGCGTCATTCTCGAGGTCAACTTCGCCATTCTCTGGATCTCGCGAAAGGAATTCGCCAAGGCTCGTCAGGCGTGTGATCGCGCGCTCGCGATCGCCGAAGAGACGCAGCACACCGAGGCCATCGGCGAGGTGCAGAAGTGCTACGGCGTGATCTTCCGCGAGACCGGCGACTTCGGTGCCGCCGAGGAGGCCTTCCGGAATGCCGTCGATCTCGCCGATTCACGACAGGATCTCCTGCTCTCGGCGGAAATCGCGCGCGAGCTCGCCGAGCTCTATCGCTTGCAGGGCCGCAATCGCGACACGCTGCAGAGCCTGAATCGTGCGCACCGGCTCTTTACGCAACTCCACGCCCGCCCCGATCTCGCCGACATCGATCGTCAAACGACTCGGCTCGAGAGCGACTTCCTCGACGTCGTCCGGCGCTGGGGTGAGTCGATCGAATCCAAAGATCACTACACGCAGGGTCACTGCGAGCGCGTTGCCGATCTTGCGTGTGCACTCGCGGCGGAAGCCGGGCTCGATCAGAAGTCACTCTTCTGGTTCCGCATCGGTGCATTGTTGCACGACGTCGGCAAGCTGATGATTCCCCCGGAAATTCTCAACAAGCCGGGCCGCCTAACGGCAGAAGAGTGGGTGATGATCAAGAAGCACCCCGTGTGGGGAGTCGAGATGCTCGCGGACATCGACTTCCCCTGGGACGTACGCCCGATCGTCGAATCCCACCACGAGCGCTGGGACGGTGCCGGCTATCCGCACGGACTCAAGGGGGAGGAGATTCCGCGAACGGCGCGCATCCTCTGCATCGCCGACGTGTACGATGCGCTGACGTCCGAGCGCAGCTACAAGAAGCCGGTATCGCACGATCAGGCGCTCGACATGATGCGCAGCGATGTCGGGCACCAGTTCGATCCCGAGCTCTTCCCGCAATTCGAGACGATCATGGAGCGTCTCGGCCCGCCACGGCGCGGCCTTGCTGATCCGACGACGCCAGCCGAGCACGTTCACGCCGCGTCACCGAGCGAGGTGCCAGGTGAAGTCGATGACCTCACCGGCGTGCTGGTTCGTCGCGCCTTTCTCGACGCCGCGAACACTACCCTGCTCCGCCGTCGCACGAACGACCCTGCCTCAGCGCTCCTCGTGATCGACGTCGACCACTTCAAGCTGGTCAACGACACGTACGGCCACCTCCAGGGCGACGACGTGCTCAAAGCCGTCGTCGCGCTGCTCAAGCGCGGTGTACGCGGTGGCGACGTCATCGGTCGTTATGCAGGCGACGAGTTCGTCGTGCTGCTCCCGCGCACGACGATGGATACGGCACGCGAGGTGGCGGACCGGCTTCGTACGGCCGTCGAGCGCGAGCGGATCTCATTGCGGGGCACGCCGAGCGAGACCGTTGGCGTCACACTCTCGATTGGTGTCGCGACGGCGGAGCACGCAGACCACGTCGAAGCGGTGTTCGCCGCCGCCGACCGCGCGCTCTACGAGGCCAAGCGCGCAGGGCGAAACGCGGTTGCGCTCGCAGGCACCGCGACCGAATCGTCGCAGCCGCAGCTCAACCTCAATCGGTTCGTCGGTCGCGTCGAAGAGCTCAAACGCCTCGTGCGCATGCTCGATACGTCGTTCCGAGGCGAACCCCGTGTCGTCGCCGTCGTCGGTGAGGCCGGTGTCGGCAAATCGACGCTGCTTCGCCAGCTCCTGCCCGAAGTCCGTCTCCGCGGTGGCTCACTCGTCATGGGTCGCGCGCTCGAGGCGGACGTGAAGCCGCCCTATGGTCCGTGGGCAGAGATTCTATCGTCGATCAAGCAGCGCGTGAACGCGCCCGGTCGCGTCTGGCGTGAATTGCCGCGACTCGTTCCCGCCCTGTCCGATGGCAGCGAGCCACGCCCGGAGAGCACAGGCAGCAAGTACGCGTTGTACGAGGAAATCGTCGAATACGTTCGGCTCGCGGCGGCCACCTGCCCGCTCGTGCTGGTGCTGGACGACATGCAGTGGGCCGACTCGGCCACCTGGGACACACTCGAACACCTCGTGCCGCAGCTCGATCAGGATCACATCTTCATCTGCCTCACGATCCGCGCCGAGGACAAGAGCAAGGACGTCATGGATCGGCGGCGGCGCCTCTCGCGCGACGAGCGATTCAGCGAGATCTCGCTCCAACGCCTAACGCGAGCGGAGCTCGAGCAGTGGCTCACCGCCGCGTCGCGCGGACAGGAGCTCGGACGCGAGCTCCTGCCGGTGCTCTATCGTCACACGGAAGGCAATCCGTTCCTCGTCGTCCAGGTGCTGCGCGCCCTCGTCGAGGAAGGCGAAATTCGCTACGAGGGCGAACGGTGGATCTGGAAACAGACGTCCGAGCTACGGCTCCCCGTCGCGGTGAGCGACTTGATGGCGCGCCGTCTCGACCGACTCAGTGAGCGCACCCGCAACATTCTGACGACGGCGGCGGTCATTGGCCGCGTTTTTGACATCGACCTCGCGCTCGCCGCGGGCGCCGGCACCGAAGACGAATTGCTCGACGTGATCGACGAAGCGGTCGCCGCCGCGGTGCTCGAGCCGTCGCG is a window from the Gemmatimonadaceae bacterium genome containing:
- a CDS encoding U32 family peptidase, with product MSTRSIPELLSPAGSLDAVRAAVANGADAVYLGAQRFNARDEGAQLTLEELTEACRIAHGRGRRIYLTLNVLVKPAELVEALAFLGEAIDCGIDAAIVQDLGLIDLIRQIYPDLEIHGSTQMTVHDEAGAAVLEELGVKRVVLARENTLADLAAIRARVPNLGLETFIHGALCISYSGQCFMSGMISERSANRGSCAQSCRKDYVLKDAVTDEELDRGYLISSKDLAAYEHLPAIADLGIVCLKVEGRKKRPEYVATVTHTYRELLDRLRRGDETPPAATEVEPLVQIFSRGFTSGMYGGREGREYVTRTQPDNRGIVIGEVIGYEKGELLIDTDRPVEVGDGLAFEAPDAIGGPTVGFAATAVRQLGGSPRHRQAVRTRTRVAAGWRVVRTSQASLLARSKASYEALSQASMLKKIRLDVRVFGSVGSHLKALFCSGGATVEVRSESQLVPASNRALERTVLREQFGRLGETPFALAELDDRGLDVDLFLPVREINHMRQSAIVQLTSQRDWSLEATRAERTERIERAISTVATPFCAPSNVAFTLSAQVFRLEDAEAAANAGATEIVFDPFLRHPAPPLTRVRTFAESLGARGITFRLRTPTIVRPEERRGIGKWLDSGLPLLSGHLGLVAELSRAGRDVVADYAVNVMNQHSAARLFKLGAGRIVLSVELTADEMSAVVAPWQGSGFDVFLYGRPEGMTIEHCILSAAFDREPTTCRDLCVQKHSNVTLTDPAGYDFAVATDSACRNRLLHSRPVEGSEYLARIWTAGIRGYQLVFNVPGEPIAKVVGSYRRMLERLAVGDRFEHTQTDGIRDVLLGAFTRGHFVRAV
- a CDS encoding tetratricopeptide repeat protein codes for the protein MSDSPKPLSDTHEQPLQSRLLAAATSTAALIDRAQLAERQGRTQEARQLYEQALGQLRSPEEAPIAASLLRWIGITHGVELNLDAAFDCLEAALAVAEALGDEAAVGHAVNVQGLLNYKMGRLDEAERLYLKARESARRAGEAKLAAMTSQNLGVIANIRGELEQALWHYEASLADYRALGLAKYICITLNNLGMLYTRMERWETAERAYEEAIPLSQQIGDVGVRVILEVNFAILWISRKEFAKARQACDRALAIAEETQHTEAIGEVQKCYGVIFRETGDFGAAEEAFRNAVDLADSRQDLLLSAEIARELAELYRLQGRNRDTLQSLNRAHRLFTQLHARPDLADIDRQTTRLESDFLDVVRRWGESIESKDHYTQGHCERVADLACALAAEAGLDQKSLFWFRIGALLHDVGKLMIPPEILNKPGRLTAEEWVMIKKHPVWGVEMLADIDFPWDVRPIVESHHERWDGAGYPHGLKGEEIPRTARILCIADVYDALTSERSYKKPVSHDQALDMMRSDVGHQFDPELFPQFETIMERLGPPRRGLADPTTPAEHVHAASPSEVPGEVDDLTGVLVRRAFLDAANTTLLRRRTNDPASALLVIDVDHFKLVNDTYGHLQGDDVLKAVVALLKRGVRGGDVIGRYAGDEFVVLLPRTTMDTAREVADRLRTAVERERISLRGTPSETVGVTLSIGVATAEHADHVEAVFAAADRALYEAKRAGRNAVALAGTATESSQPQLNLNRFVGRVEELKRLVRMLDTSFRGEPRVVAVVGEAGVGKSTLLRQLLPEVRLRGGSLVMGRALEADVKPPYGPWAEILSSIKQRVNAPGRVWRELPRLVPALSDGSEPRPESTGSKYALYEEIVEYVRLAAATCPLVLVLDDMQWADSATWDTLEHLVPQLDQDHIFICLTIRAEDKSKDVMDRRRRLSRDERFSEISLQRLTRAELEQWLTAASRGQELGRELLPVLYRHTEGNPFLVVQVLRALVEEGEIRYEGERWIWKQTSELRLPVAVSDLMARRLDRLSERTRNILTTAAVIGRVFDIDLALAAGAGTEDELLDVIDEAVAAAVLEPSRGDADSYAFTHTLLLDAIKETANPRRLKRIHHAVGEALEKRSSNAIAELADHFDQAGVSDKAYRYAMQAGESATTVYAHDEAAAFFTMAQRHPATPSERLNAFMGAVKVAEVSGRYAEAVELCKTALSSVQDDVTPAEKLPLLILYERVQAFLGKPLTQTLEVYQSLLKQAEEMGMQKERVSLLTMLSTTYGSLGDPATAQRLARESADMAERIGERLLHAHALMRVGWTLFEAGSEEAIVHYRRAQEICSEMDDRHGYVRCQITIGVSYSKVGNMAAAIEAFRSAVELGLQAGAPDWAGVAALNLGVLFMWSGRFDEARQRFDEARKLFIKLKNELHRVATIYNMGHLARESGDPTRALELYEEAATSARRLGQLDMEIGALAGAGLAGLDLNRRDYAYTAARNAETMVGERFDWWFQNRELVEALSVRVTLELGRRDEAEQRFRTALADTEPRDARCAAWLAAECAPALIAAGADVWDFVRRFSQRADDLGYTALATRFRSLLARHGRSSGGRHAMGA